A genome region from Bradyrhizobium commune includes the following:
- a CDS encoding twin-arginine translocation signal domain-containing protein: MERRNFLKLAIGAAAGAAALTAAAQAAPLSPQPLNGPAVAPGVDAEIRPAVTSSEEIAQLKPEQVRWGHWHHRHWGWHHRHWGWRRRHWGWRHRWHRRRWRHW, translated from the coding sequence ATGGAACGCCGCAATTTTCTCAAGCTCGCCATCGGTGCCGCGGCTGGCGCGGCCGCGTTGACGGCGGCCGCACAGGCCGCACCGCTGTCACCGCAACCGCTCAATGGCCCGGCCGTCGCGCCCGGCGTCGACGCCGAGATTCGCCCGGCCGTCACCAGCAGCGAGGAGATCGCGCAGCTGAAGCCGGAACAGGTGCGCTGGGGTCACTGGCACCACCGCCATTGGGGTTGGCATCACCGTCATTGGGGTTGGCGCCGCCGCCATTGGGGTTGGCGTCATCGCTGGCACCGCCGGCGCTGGCGTCACTGGTAG
- a CDS encoding alpha/beta fold hydrolase encodes MNRIYSAAFAVALVTIPFISRAADAPREPYGIALEGFAYPYPVHLLPVVNDGEQLSMAYMDVAPVQPNGRTVVLLHGRNFPSSYWAPVIKMLSEAGFRVVVPDQIGFGKSSKPQGELHFDNLARNTMALLDHLKIDKAEIVAHSLGGMLGVRIARAYPDRVAHLVLTAPIGLEDYRLYVPPTPTETIIEAEDKLTADGYRKQLQTNYAIKLPPEAITPFIDARFNIKGSPDYPRWLRAFVSSGQMIYREPVAHEIPLITEPTLFIMGADDHNAPGRPLAPEALRAKMGQNAELAKAFAAKMPNARAEVIPDTGHLVFLEAPDKYRELVLGFLGR; translated from the coding sequence ATGAACCGCATCTACTCGGCAGCATTTGCTGTCGCCCTTGTTACTATCCCGTTTATATCCCGCGCCGCCGACGCGCCGCGCGAACCCTACGGCATCGCGCTCGAAGGCTTCGCCTATCCCTATCCCGTGCACTTGCTGCCTGTTGTCAACGACGGCGAGCAGCTCAGCATGGCCTATATGGACGTCGCCCCAGTTCAGCCGAACGGCCGCACCGTGGTGCTGCTGCACGGACGCAATTTTCCCTCGAGCTATTGGGCGCCGGTCATCAAGATGCTGAGCGAGGCCGGTTTCCGCGTCGTGGTGCCCGACCAGATCGGGTTCGGCAAATCCTCCAAACCGCAAGGCGAGCTGCACTTCGACAATCTGGCGCGCAACACCATGGCGCTGCTCGATCACCTCAAGATCGACAAGGCCGAGATCGTCGCGCATTCGCTCGGCGGCATGCTCGGGGTGCGCATCGCGCGAGCCTATCCCGACCGCGTCGCGCACCTCGTTCTGACGGCCCCGATCGGGCTCGAGGACTACCGCCTCTACGTGCCGCCGACACCGACCGAAACAATCATCGAGGCCGAGGATAAGCTCACCGCCGACGGCTACCGCAAACAGCTCCAGACCAATTACGCGATCAAGCTGCCGCCTGAGGCGATCACCCCGTTCATCGACGCCCGCTTCAACATCAAGGGGAGCCCCGATTATCCGCGCTGGCTGCGCGCCTTCGTCTCCTCCGGCCAGATGATCTATCGCGAGCCGGTCGCGCACGAGATTCCCCTCATCACCGAGCCGACGCTGTTCATCATGGGCGCCGACGACCACAACGCGCCGGGCCGGCCGCTTGCGCCCGAGGCGTTGCGCGCAAAAATGGGGCAGAACGCCGAGCTCGCGAAAGCATTTGCCGCGAAGATGCCGAACGCGCGCGCGGAGGTGATTCCGGACACCGGGCACCTCGTGTTCCTGGAGGCGCCGGACAAGTACAGGGAGCTGGTGCTGGGCTTTCTCGGCCGCTAG
- a CDS encoding GCG_CRPN prefix-to-repeats domain-containing protein, which yields MKYLFAAVMLASAAVGFSESASAMGGCGPGWYRGPYGGCRPMAGRPPVVVVAPAPAPVVVVRPAGRVCPYGFRWYYGRCRPI from the coding sequence ATGAAATATCTGTTCGCAGCCGTGATGCTCGCCAGTGCGGCCGTCGGTTTCAGCGAGTCCGCCAGCGCCATGGGCGGCTGCGGCCCCGGCTGGTATCGTGGCCCCTATGGTGGCTGCCGTCCGATGGCCGGGCGTCCTCCGGTCGTCGTCGTGGCGCCCGCCCCCGCGCCGGTCGTGGTGGTGCGTCCTGCAGGGCGCGTGTGCCCCTATGGCTTCCGCTGGTACTACGGCCGTTGCCGTCCGATCTGA
- a CDS encoding glutathione S-transferase family protein, giving the protein MADLTLTTFDWVPEMPRGFVRDLRVRWALEEAALPYRVASVPFGPRDAAHFAHQPFGQVPWLTDGDLSIFESGAILLHLGELSAKLVPTDPRGRSEATEWVFAALNSVEMPALPWTMFKFTGSDDGSPAVKFVDDFLKLRLKHMETVLGGREWLAGSFSVADILMSDVLRVVDKFDGLSGHRACRAYVARATARPAFAKAHADQMAHFAAADAARGV; this is encoded by the coding sequence ATGGCCGACCTCACCCTCACCACTTTCGACTGGGTTCCCGAGATGCCGCGGGGATTCGTGCGCGACTTGCGCGTGCGCTGGGCGCTTGAGGAGGCCGCGTTGCCCTATCGCGTCGCGAGCGTGCCGTTCGGCCCGCGGGACGCCGCGCATTTCGCGCACCAGCCGTTCGGCCAGGTGCCGTGGCTGACCGACGGCGACCTCTCGATCTTCGAGAGCGGTGCGATCCTGCTGCATCTGGGTGAACTCAGTGCGAAGCTGGTACCCACTGATCCGCGCGGGCGCAGCGAGGCGACCGAATGGGTGTTCGCCGCGCTCAATTCGGTGGAGATGCCCGCCTTGCCCTGGACGATGTTCAAGTTCACCGGCAGTGACGATGGTTCACCTGCCGTGAAGTTCGTCGACGACTTCCTCAAACTCCGCCTCAAGCACATGGAGACGGTGCTGGGGGGCCGCGAATGGCTCGCAGGCTCCTTCTCCGTCGCCGACATCCTGATGTCGGACGTGCTGCGCGTCGTCGATAAGTTCGATGGACTGTCGGGACACCGAGCCTGCCGTGCCTATGTCGCGCGCGCCACCGCCCGTCCGGCCTTCGCAAAGGCCCATGCCGACCAGATGGCGCACTTCGCCGCGGCAGATGCCGCGCGCGGAGTGTGA
- a CDS encoding ArsR family transcriptional regulator produces MKSGPDIAMVASLVGDPARANMLTALMNGRALTASELAQEAGITPQTASSHLAKLEAGGLVEPEKQGRHRYYRLTDDDVAGVLEGLAGLAARTGHMRVRTGPKDPALRRARICYDHLAGDLGVQMLDSLRDRRLVKQKKQEIELTAEGERFLAKHLQISPEMLAHPRRPVCKACLDWSERRHHLAGTLGAAMMQRFAELKWAARDATPGSRVVNFTRAGEKQFAALFGNGQD; encoded by the coding sequence ATGAAATCAGGACCCGACATCGCCATGGTCGCCTCGCTGGTCGGCGACCCCGCTCGCGCCAACATGCTCACGGCGCTGATGAACGGGCGTGCGCTGACCGCGAGCGAGCTGGCGCAGGAGGCCGGGATCACGCCGCAGACCGCGAGCTCGCATCTCGCCAAGCTCGAGGCCGGCGGGCTGGTCGAGCCGGAGAAGCAGGGCCGCCACCGCTATTATCGCCTCACCGACGACGACGTCGCCGGCGTGCTCGAAGGACTTGCCGGGCTTGCCGCGCGCACCGGCCACATGCGCGTGCGCACCGGGCCGAAGGACCCGGCGCTGCGGCGCGCGCGGATCTGCTACGACCATCTCGCCGGCGATCTCGGCGTGCAGATGCTCGATAGCTTGCGCGATCGTCGCCTGGTCAAGCAGAAGAAGCAGGAGATCGAGCTGACGGCTGAGGGCGAGCGCTTCCTCGCCAAACATTTGCAGATCTCGCCCGAGATGCTTGCCCATCCGCGCCGCCCGGTCTGCAAGGCCTGCCTCGACTGGAGCGAGCGCCGCCACCACCTCGCTGGCACGCTGGGCGCCGCCATGATGCAACGTTTCGCGGAACTGAAATGGGCCGCGCGCGATGCCACCCCCGGCAGCCGCGTGGTGAATTTTACGCGCGCCGGCGAGAAGCAATTTGCCGCGCTGTTCGGCAACGGGCAGGACTGA
- a CDS encoding isocitrate lyase/PEP mutase family protein produces MHVTTADKRATFRKMHESGCFILPNPVDVGSAKALQHLGFKALASSSAGFAWTIGKADNRVTVDDVCQHLAALSSTVDIPVNADFEGGFAVEPDKVAENVERGVRTGVAGLSIEDSTGDKDKPLFDRALAVERIKASRKAIGDSGTLLVGRCEAYLWGVTDLKLVIDRLAAYADAGADCLYAPGLKTREDIAAVVKAVAPKPFNLLIGGSGLSLKEAEDLGVRRISVGGSLARAAWGGFMRAAKEMAEKGTFTELGSGYSGGELNKMFS; encoded by the coding sequence ATGCACGTGACAACCGCTGACAAGCGCGCGACGTTCAGGAAGATGCACGAGAGCGGCTGCTTCATCCTGCCCAATCCGGTCGATGTCGGCAGCGCGAAAGCCTTGCAGCATCTCGGTTTCAAGGCACTTGCGTCGTCGAGCGCGGGCTTTGCCTGGACCATCGGCAAGGCCGACAATCGCGTCACGGTCGACGACGTCTGTCAGCATCTGGCAGCATTGAGCTCGACGGTCGATATCCCCGTCAACGCGGATTTCGAGGGCGGCTTTGCAGTCGAGCCGGACAAGGTCGCCGAAAATGTCGAGCGCGGTGTGCGCACCGGCGTCGCCGGCCTCTCGATCGAGGATTCCACCGGCGACAAGGACAAGCCGCTTTTCGACCGCGCGCTCGCGGTCGAGCGCATCAAGGCCTCACGCAAGGCGATCGGGGATAGCGGCACGCTTCTGGTTGGCCGCTGCGAGGCGTATCTCTGGGGCGTGACCGATCTCAAGCTCGTCATCGACCGGCTCGCCGCTTATGCGGACGCCGGCGCCGACTGCCTCTACGCGCCGGGGCTAAAGACGCGCGAGGACATCGCGGCGGTGGTGAAGGCTGTCGCACCAAAACCGTTCAATCTCCTGATCGGCGGCTCCGGCCTGTCGCTGAAGGAGGCCGAAGATCTCGGCGTGCGCCGCATCAGCGTCGGCGGCTCGCTGGCGCGCGCCGCCTGGGGCGGCTTCATGCGCGCGGCAAAGGAGATGGCGGAGAAGGGCACGTTCACGGAGCTCGGCAGCGGCTATTCCGGCGGCGAGCTCAACAAGATGTTCAGTTGA
- a CDS encoding trimeric intracellular cation channel family protein: MWSLPPSDSVLHLLALVALTAQGMTAALAAGRRSMDWLGVCFLGSITALGGGTLRDLLLGHYPLVWVANPIYLVLPGVAALLTILFARLVHRLKLAFIVLDAIGLVVFTMTGCDIAWQMDVSLPIVIVSGMVTGCAGGVLRDVLCNEVPLLFRSELYATVSVVTGLFYATAFGLNINAELWTILTFVLGISLRLLAVRYKWEMPKFVFSGDEER, translated from the coding sequence ATGTGGAGCCTGCCGCCGAGCGATAGCGTGCTGCATCTTCTGGCGCTGGTCGCGCTCACGGCGCAAGGCATGACGGCGGCGCTTGCCGCCGGCCGGCGCAGCATGGACTGGCTCGGGGTCTGCTTCCTCGGCAGCATCACGGCGCTTGGCGGCGGCACGTTGCGCGATCTGCTGCTCGGGCATTATCCGCTGGTCTGGGTTGCGAACCCGATCTATCTCGTGCTTCCCGGCGTGGCGGCGCTGCTGACGATCCTGTTCGCGCGCCTCGTGCACCGGCTGAAGCTCGCCTTTATCGTGCTCGATGCGATCGGCCTTGTCGTCTTCACCATGACCGGCTGCGACATCGCCTGGCAGATGGATGTGTCGCTGCCGATCGTCATCGTCTCCGGCATGGTGACGGGCTGCGCCGGCGGCGTGCTGCGCGACGTGCTCTGCAACGAGGTGCCCCTGCTGTTTCGCTCGGAGCTCTATGCGACGGTCTCGGTGGTGACCGGCCTGTTCTATGCCACGGCGTTCGGATTGAACATCAACGCCGAACTCTGGACCATCCTGACCTTCGTGCTCGGCATCAGCCTCCGCCTGCTCGCGGTGCGCTACAAATGGGAAATGCCGAAATTCGTGTTTTCGGGGGATGAGGAGCGGTAG
- a CDS encoding c-type cytochrome has product MRTILAVALLCGAVARAAVAAEPSPELIAYGKALVEAGDCAGCHTADPAKPFAGGKRIDTPFGAIYAPNLTPDRDTGIGAWSDADFTRAVRFGTAPDGSLYYPAFPYPYFTKMTKDDTLAIRAYLGTLAPVASRNKPPELRWPLGYRGLMRAWNLLFFTPGLFEPDQGKSAAWNRGGYLVTGLGHCGACHTPKNYFGADKTAQALSGSELDGWYAPRLDGAARTGLQTWSAPDIAEYLQSGRNAKSHAGGPMAEVIVNSTSKMSDADVRAIAIYLKSLPPARRETNVTPPDDAEMKAGQAVYAKLCIACHEADGTGSPRIYPPLPDNALLQSINPSSTLRVILDGAHTVTTPRAPNTGEMPAYARQLSDEQVAAVTNYIRNSWGNAAPMVTPAQVAKARKEP; this is encoded by the coding sequence ATGCGGACGATTCTGGCTGTTGCGCTGTTGTGCGGTGCGGTTGCACGGGCCGCCGTGGCGGCCGAGCCGTCGCCGGAGCTGATCGCCTACGGCAAGGCGCTGGTCGAGGCCGGCGACTGTGCAGGCTGCCACACCGCCGATCCGGCAAAACCGTTCGCCGGCGGAAAACGGATCGACACGCCCTTCGGCGCGATCTATGCGCCGAACCTGACGCCGGATCGCGACACCGGGATCGGCGCCTGGAGTGATGCCGATTTCACCCGCGCGGTACGCTTTGGCACCGCGCCGGACGGCTCGCTCTATTACCCGGCCTTCCCCTACCCCTACTTCACGAAGATGACCAAGGACGACACGCTGGCGATCCGGGCCTATCTCGGTACGCTCGCGCCTGTCGCGAGCCGCAACAAGCCGCCGGAGCTGCGCTGGCCGCTCGGCTATCGCGGCCTGATGCGGGCCTGGAACCTTCTGTTCTTCACACCCGGCCTGTTCGAGCCCGACCAGGGCAAGAGCGCGGCCTGGAACAGAGGCGGCTATCTCGTCACCGGGCTCGGCCATTGCGGCGCCTGCCATACGCCGAAGAACTATTTTGGCGCGGACAAGACGGCCCAGGCGCTGTCGGGCAGTGAGCTCGACGGCTGGTACGCGCCACGGCTCGACGGCGCCGCACGGACCGGATTGCAGACCTGGAGCGCACCGGACATTGCCGAATATCTGCAAAGCGGCCGCAACGCCAAAAGCCATGCCGGCGGGCCGATGGCGGAGGTGATCGTCAATTCGACGTCGAAGATGAGCGACGCCGATGTGCGCGCGATTGCGATCTACCTGAAGAGCCTGCCACCGGCGCGACGCGAGACCAACGTGACGCCGCCCGACGATGCCGAGATGAAAGCGGGCCAGGCCGTCTACGCAAAGCTCTGCATCGCCTGCCATGAGGCCGACGGCACAGGTAGCCCGCGGATCTATCCGCCGTTGCCGGACAATGCGCTGCTGCAATCGATCAATCCATCGTCCACCCTGCGTGTCATCCTCGACGGCGCGCACACCGTGACGACGCCGCGCGCGCCCAACACCGGCGAGATGCCGGCCTATGCCAGGCAATTGTCCGACGAGCAGGTCGCGGCAGTCACGAACTACATCCGCAATTCCTGGGGCAATGCGGCGCCGATGGTGACGCCGGCGCAGGTGGCGAAGGCGCGGAAGGAGCCGTAG
- a CDS encoding NIPSNAP family protein: MSITVFIRYQLDPFKRAQFEDYSKRWLSIIPKCGGDLIGYFMPHEGTNNIAFALISFESLAAYEAYRARLRQDADGMANFHFAEDNKFILAEERTFLRKVVV; the protein is encoded by the coding sequence ATGTCCATCACCGTCTTCATCCGCTACCAGCTCGACCCCTTCAAGCGCGCGCAGTTCGAGGACTATTCGAAGCGCTGGCTCAGCATCATCCCGAAATGCGGCGGCGACCTGATCGGCTATTTCATGCCGCATGAGGGCACCAACAACATCGCCTTTGCGCTGATCAGCTTCGAGAGCCTCGCCGCCTATGAGGCCTATCGCGCGCGGTTGCGGCAGGATGCGGACGGCATGGCGAATTTCCATTTTGCCGAGGACAACAAATTCATCCTCGCGGAAGAGCGCACCTTCCTGCGCAAGGTGGTAGTGTAG
- a CDS encoding acyl-CoA carboxylase subunit beta: protein MKNILDALEDRRAGAKLGGGEKRIEAQHARGKLTARERIELLLDKGSFEEFDMFVEHRSTEFGMEKTKVPGDGVVTGWGTVNGRKTFVFAKDFTVFGGSLSETHALKITKLQDMAMKARAPIIGLYDAGGARIQEGVAALAGYSYVFRRNVLASGVIPQISVIMGPCAGGDVYSPAMTDFIFMVKNTSYMFVTGPDVVKTVTNEVVTAEELGGASVHATRSSIADGAFENDVETLLQMRRLIDFLPSNNTDGVPEWPSFDDIGRLDMSLDTLIPDNPNKPYDMKELILKVVDEGDFFEIAESFAKNIVTGFGRIAGRTVGFVANQPMVLAGVLDSDASRKAARFVRFCDAFNIPIVTFVDVPGFLPGTAQEYGGLIKHGAKLLFAYSQCTVPLVTIITRKAYGGAFDVMASKEIGADMNYAWPTAQIAVMGAKGAVEIIFRSDIGDPDKIAARTKEYEDRFLSPFIAAERGYIDDVIMPHSTRKRIARALAMLKDKKTEMPAKKHDNLPL from the coding sequence TCGAGCTGCTGCTCGACAAGGGATCGTTCGAGGAGTTCGACATGTTCGTCGAGCACCGCTCCACCGAGTTCGGCATGGAGAAGACCAAGGTGCCCGGCGACGGCGTCGTCACCGGCTGGGGCACGGTGAATGGCCGCAAGACGTTTGTCTTTGCCAAGGATTTTACCGTGTTCGGCGGCTCGCTGTCCGAGACCCATGCGCTGAAAATCACAAAGCTCCAGGACATGGCGATGAAGGCGCGGGCGCCCATCATCGGCCTCTATGATGCCGGCGGCGCCCGCATCCAGGAAGGCGTCGCCGCGCTCGCCGGCTATTCCTACGTGTTCCGTCGCAACGTGCTCGCTTCAGGCGTGATCCCGCAGATCTCCGTCATCATGGGCCCCTGCGCCGGCGGCGACGTCTATTCGCCGGCGATGACCGACTTCATCTTCATGGTGAAGAACACCAGCTACATGTTCGTCACCGGCCCGGATGTGGTGAAGACGGTGACCAACGAGGTCGTCACCGCCGAAGAGCTCGGCGGCGCCTCCGTGCACGCCACGCGCTCGTCCATTGCCGACGGCGCCTTCGAGAACGACGTCGAGACGCTGCTCCAGATGCGGCGCCTGATCGACTTCCTGCCGTCCAACAACACCGACGGCGTGCCGGAATGGCCGAGCTTCGACGACATCGGCCGCCTCGACATGTCCTTGGACACGCTGATCCCCGACAATCCGAACAAGCCCTACGACATGAAGGAATTGATCCTGAAGGTCGTGGACGAGGGCGATTTCTTCGAGATCGCGGAGTCCTTTGCCAAGAACATCGTCACAGGCTTCGGCCGCATCGCTGGCCGCACTGTCGGCTTCGTCGCCAACCAGCCGATGGTGCTCGCCGGCGTGCTCGACAGCGATGCCTCTCGCAAGGCCGCGCGCTTCGTCCGCTTCTGCGACGCCTTCAACATTCCGATCGTCACCTTCGTCGACGTGCCGGGCTTCCTGCCCGGCACCGCGCAGGAATATGGCGGCCTGATCAAGCACGGCGCCAAGCTGCTGTTTGCGTACTCGCAGTGCACCGTGCCGCTCGTGACCATCATCACCCGCAAGGCCTATGGCGGCGCCTTCGACGTCATGGCATCCAAGGAGATCGGCGCCGACATGAACTACGCCTGGCCGACCGCCCAGATCGCGGTGATGGGCGCCAAGGGCGCGGTCGAGATCATCTTCCGCTCTGACATCGGCGATCCCGACAAGATCGCCGCGCGCACCAAGGAATACGAAGACCGCTTCCTGTCGCCGTTCATTGCCGCCGAGCGTGGCTACATCGACGACGTCATCATGCCGCACTCGACGCGGAAGCGGATCGCAAGGGCGCTGGCGATGCTGAAGGACAAGAAGACGGAAATGCCGGCGAAGAAGCACGACAATTTACCGTTGTGA
- a CDS encoding GCG_CRPN prefix-to-repeats domain-containing protein yields MRKIFAASALVIGFGLFGLSASSAMPLAPLGQAASGDTIQVAGGCGWGWHRGPYGGCRPMYNCPPGWHSGPYGRRCFRNW; encoded by the coding sequence GTGAGAAAGATATTTGCTGCCTCTGCGCTCGTCATCGGCTTCGGCCTTTTCGGCCTTAGCGCGTCATCGGCGATGCCGCTTGCGCCGCTCGGCCAGGCGGCCTCGGGCGATACCATCCAGGTCGCCGGCGGTTGCGGCTGGGGCTGGCATCGCGGGCCCTATGGCGGTTGTCGTCCGATGTATAATTGCCCGCCCGGTTGGCATTCCGGTCCTTACGGCCGCCGCTGCTTCCGCAACTGGTAG
- a CDS encoding antibiotic biosynthesis monooxygenase family protein has translation MIAVIFEVWPKPEHRQTYFDLAADLKSILQTIDGFVSVERFESLTEKGKILSVSFWRDEAAVEAWRNTMEHRRTEARGRAQIFADYRLRIASVIRDYGMKDRDEAPKDSRAVHDAH, from the coding sequence ATGATCGCCGTGATCTTCGAGGTCTGGCCCAAGCCGGAGCACCGCCAAACTTACTTCGATCTCGCGGCCGATCTGAAATCGATCCTGCAAACCATCGACGGCTTCGTCTCGGTCGAGCGTTTTGAAAGCCTGACCGAGAAGGGCAAGATTTTGTCGGTGTCGTTCTGGCGGGATGAGGCCGCCGTCGAGGCCTGGCGCAACACGATGGAGCACCGGCGCACCGAGGCCCGGGGCAGGGCGCAGATCTTTGCCGATTATCGCCTGCGTATTGCGAGCGTCATCCGCGATTACGGCATGAAAGATCGCGACGAGGCGCCGAAGGACAGCCGCGCCGTGCACGACGCGCACTAG